One Alicyclobacillus acidoterrestris DNA window includes the following coding sequences:
- a CDS encoding DUF4855 domain-containing protein yields the protein MNHLRRRWAAAVAASTTLGLALMSPSVSAATPASMQDLTSLGTISTTVTGLPDSTFSQNEAAYRQPVTSKTGWLGFNHQGGRYITVKFGRSVDVRHIEITAMQNQSMGVYYPDYVQFQFEQDGTWYSAGNRYSAIPQSGQKSTTQTYAWDSDTGIEADAIRLYIPVGVWVFVRGLDVKGSTSAVGSAANTLGYVPGQQDDIGPLSPTSASAAGIHNMLLVETGAHGEEGTWSASDFLPMVADVDTSGNITSSLFDTMLFLPYGNVSNTVTGLTNYINDLFAPNQQLSALDQAVAQRDQALGTTDKEKVVLTIPYFGYGTHDFGSVNGQDVNFGGSATDPNALAARETAMKWYLQTLMSKWQAAGFQHLQLDGIYWDEEQYHVTTPGEFFYLQYAVSQVHQLNLPLFWIPFYGADRTNQWQSLGFDAAWIQPNYVEQGANADVIRISNAMETAKQSGMGIEVELTGLDASNQQLYDTFLDKLNLEGFGKDQVSHAFYDGSKLLVTAAESTDPTQRAAYDATAAFIEGK from the coding sequence ATGAACCATTTGCGCCGGCGGTGGGCGGCTGCTGTCGCGGCGTCCACGACCCTTGGGCTCGCTTTGATGAGTCCCTCCGTGTCCGCTGCAACCCCCGCTTCGATGCAAGACCTCACATCACTAGGCACTATCTCAACTACCGTAACAGGTCTGCCAGATTCCACGTTTTCGCAGAATGAAGCGGCCTATCGCCAACCTGTGACCAGCAAAACTGGCTGGCTTGGGTTCAACCACCAGGGTGGACGATATATCACTGTGAAATTCGGACGTTCCGTAGATGTGCGCCATATTGAAATTACGGCGATGCAAAACCAGTCGATGGGCGTCTATTATCCGGATTACGTCCAATTTCAATTCGAGCAGGATGGCACATGGTACTCTGCTGGAAACCGCTATTCTGCCATCCCGCAGAGTGGGCAAAAATCGACGACTCAAACCTACGCATGGGACAGCGACACAGGCATCGAGGCGGACGCCATTCGCCTGTACATCCCCGTTGGTGTTTGGGTGTTCGTCCGCGGTCTTGATGTCAAGGGCAGTACCTCTGCCGTGGGCAGTGCTGCGAATACGCTCGGATACGTGCCCGGCCAGCAGGACGACATCGGACCACTTTCTCCGACATCTGCAAGTGCAGCAGGAATTCACAACATGTTGCTCGTCGAGACGGGAGCGCACGGGGAAGAAGGCACCTGGTCCGCGAGCGATTTCCTGCCGATGGTGGCAGATGTCGATACCTCGGGCAACATTACGAGTTCCCTGTTTGATACGATGTTGTTTCTTCCCTATGGGAACGTGAGCAACACAGTGACAGGACTCACCAACTATATCAACGATTTGTTTGCGCCGAATCAACAGCTTTCCGCGCTCGACCAGGCTGTCGCTCAGCGCGACCAGGCGCTGGGTACGACCGATAAGGAAAAGGTTGTGCTGACGATTCCGTATTTCGGTTATGGTACGCACGATTTCGGTTCGGTGAATGGGCAAGACGTGAACTTCGGTGGTTCCGCTACTGATCCGAATGCGCTAGCGGCCCGCGAGACGGCCATGAAATGGTATTTGCAAACGCTGATGTCAAAATGGCAGGCGGCTGGTTTTCAGCATCTGCAACTCGATGGAATCTATTGGGACGAGGAGCAGTACCACGTCACGACGCCAGGGGAATTCTTCTATCTGCAATATGCGGTTTCGCAAGTGCACCAGTTGAACTTACCTCTATTTTGGATCCCGTTTTATGGTGCCGATAGGACGAACCAATGGCAATCCCTTGGCTTTGATGCGGCGTGGATTCAGCCGAATTATGTGGAGCAGGGCGCCAATGCCGATGTGATTCGCATCAGCAACGCGATGGAGACCGCCAAGCAGAGCGGGATGGGCATTGAAGTTGAGTTGACCGGATTAGACGCCAGCAACCAACAACTGTATGACACCTTTTTGGACAAGTTGAACCTCGAAGGGTTTGGCAAAGACCAGGTCAGTCACGCGTTTTATGACGGATCGAAATTGCTTGTGACGGCCGCCGAATCGACGGATCCTACACAGCGCGCCGCGTATGACGCGACCGCCGCGTTTATCGAAGGAAAGTGA
- a CDS encoding PAS domain S-box protein — protein MSTLVNSTRDIVWQKEILESIYDGYYEMDQSANLVMLNSSLCEILRVPECQLIGKAYRRHLTYSQAKSLYRLWSFVWRTGAPRRAHEFQFTSGDGQELTLEASATLVRNSFGAPVGMRGIIRNITDRKRVECALRESERRYRSLFDENSDLVVQLDLKGRIVDVNPMTEEFIGYDRESLLGLPLQVFLSKQDIYHLLRGFVYSRAGVIKELEVLIRHRTGRPIRVRLKVIPIRADDTVTGVFAICRDVTERHATVEAIRKLSIQTKSILESVAEGICGVDLQGRVIFVNPAAERMSGYAAANLHGRDFYETLGCSGNSHIRERGHRNPVQEAMHSGQTRHIVDVQFWRKDGTPFPVEYVVSPIYEEDQVTGAVLVFRDITLRRQSEEMLLRSEKLSVVGQLAAGIAHEIRNPLTTLKGFLQLVAKQPESGPKYADIMSTEIERISRITNELLAVARPQFSEFQSTPVEQIVTRVYDLFHSEALMQGIVMEMHLQDEGAMVLCEADRIHQVLVNLIKNAMDAVTGGGRVYLSTWVDADKVYIRVRDTGIGMDATTLEHVGEPFYTTKSGGTGLGVMVCQRIVQSHGGCIEWDSKVGEGTTVTMNLPLHMLGNHA, from the coding sequence ATGAGTACGCTAGTCAATTCAACACGCGACATTGTCTGGCAAAAAGAGATCTTGGAGAGTATCTACGACGGATATTACGAGATGGACCAATCTGCAAACCTCGTGATGTTGAATTCTTCTCTGTGCGAGATTTTACGCGTACCAGAGTGTCAATTAATCGGTAAGGCATATCGAAGACATTTAACCTATTCACAGGCGAAGAGTTTGTATCGTCTGTGGTCATTTGTCTGGCGTACAGGAGCCCCTCGACGGGCGCATGAGTTTCAGTTTACGAGTGGGGATGGACAAGAACTGACGCTTGAGGCGTCGGCGACTTTGGTTCGAAATTCGTTCGGGGCGCCGGTTGGGATGCGTGGCATCATTCGGAACATTACCGACCGCAAACGGGTGGAATGCGCGTTGCGCGAGAGCGAGCGTCGATATCGGTCGCTGTTCGACGAAAACTCTGATCTCGTCGTTCAACTCGACCTCAAAGGCAGAATTGTCGACGTCAATCCGATGACAGAGGAATTTATCGGGTACGACCGAGAGTCGCTGTTGGGTCTACCACTCCAAGTCTTTTTATCCAAGCAGGATATTTATCACTTGTTGCGTGGCTTCGTATACTCACGTGCGGGCGTCATTAAGGAGCTCGAGGTACTGATTCGCCACCGCACAGGTAGACCGATTCGCGTGCGGTTAAAAGTGATTCCAATTCGGGCGGATGACACGGTGACGGGTGTATTTGCGATCTGTCGCGACGTGACTGAAAGGCATGCCACAGTCGAGGCCATTCGCAAACTCAGCATACAGACCAAATCTATTTTGGAATCGGTTGCGGAGGGGATTTGCGGCGTCGATTTACAGGGTCGTGTGATTTTTGTCAATCCGGCTGCGGAACGGATGTCTGGATACGCTGCGGCCAATCTCCACGGGCGAGATTTTTATGAGACGCTCGGGTGCTCGGGCAACAGCCACATCAGGGAGCGCGGGCATCGAAATCCAGTCCAGGAGGCCATGCACAGCGGTCAAACGCGGCACATTGTGGATGTGCAGTTCTGGCGAAAGGACGGTACGCCGTTTCCTGTGGAGTACGTGGTCTCGCCGATTTACGAGGAAGACCAGGTGACCGGTGCTGTGCTCGTGTTTCGGGATATCACGTTGCGGCGGCAGTCGGAAGAGATGCTGCTGCGTTCCGAGAAACTGTCGGTGGTGGGCCAACTTGCGGCGGGCATTGCGCACGAGATAAGAAACCCACTGACGACGTTAAAGGGGTTCTTGCAATTGGTCGCCAAGCAACCGGAGTCAGGTCCCAAGTACGCGGACATTATGAGCACAGAGATCGAACGGATATCGCGCATCACGAATGAGTTGTTGGCTGTGGCCCGGCCCCAGTTTTCCGAGTTTCAGTCGACGCCCGTCGAGCAAATCGTGACGCGGGTATATGACCTCTTCCACTCCGAGGCGCTGATGCAGGGCATTGTCATGGAGATGCATCTGCAGGACGAAGGCGCCATGGTATTGTGCGAAGCGGATAGAATTCATCAGGTGTTAGTCAATCTGATTAAGAACGCGATGGATGCGGTCACTGGCGGCGGAAGAGTTTACCTGTCCACTTGGGTGGACGCGGATAAGGTGTACATCCGTGTGCGGGATACGGGGATTGGGATGGACGCAACGACGCTTGAACACGTCGGCGAACCATTTTATACCACGAAGTCTGGTGGAACCGGTCTTGGTGTGATGGTCTGCCAGCGAATTGTCCAGTCGCATGGCGGGTGTATTGAATGGGATAGCAAGGTGGGTGAAGGGACGACAGTCACGATGAATCTACCGTTACATATGCTTGGGAACCATGCTTGA
- a CDS encoding HAD family hydrolase: MAVIIFDLDGTLINTGDIAIDAYKSAMAEFSVKPADLPTDEQILKTFGLPDREIWQSLMPNHTAEEQMAAFHLSSTRIDEAMRHRDILLPHAREVVHELHRRGYILTTASNCGERYLDAVMATQGIGHLFDEPLCLESVHGTRKADILRQLVARYGQESKLYLVGDRYTDRDAAAEVGMPFIGCDFGFGDASELTGAIYIVKDLPGLLNYFT, from the coding sequence GTGGCAGTTATCATTTTTGATCTCGACGGCACCCTCATCAACACCGGCGACATCGCGATAGACGCCTACAAATCCGCAATGGCCGAGTTCTCCGTCAAGCCTGCGGACTTACCGACAGACGAACAGATTTTAAAGACGTTTGGACTCCCGGACAGAGAAATTTGGCAGTCGCTGATGCCGAATCACACCGCAGAGGAACAGATGGCAGCCTTCCACCTGTCCTCCACGCGCATCGACGAAGCCATGCGACATCGGGATATCCTCCTGCCCCACGCGCGCGAGGTCGTCCATGAACTGCATCGTCGCGGCTATATCCTCACCACCGCCAGCAATTGCGGCGAGCGGTACCTAGACGCCGTGATGGCCACACAAGGCATTGGCCACCTGTTTGATGAACCCCTCTGTCTCGAGTCGGTCCACGGCACGCGAAAAGCCGACATCTTGCGTCAACTCGTCGCACGCTACGGGCAAGAGTCCAAATTGTACTTGGTGGGAGACCGGTATACGGATCGCGATGCCGCAGCCGAAGTCGGGATGCCATTTATCGGGTGTGACTTCGGCTTTGGCGACGCATCCGAATTGACGGGCGCCATTTACATCGTCAAAGACCTGCCTGGATTGTTGAATTACTTCACCTAA
- a CDS encoding ParA family protein — translation MTSKTTVLYFGIQKGGAAKSTTAAATAYILAKRGQKVLAIDLDSQGNLTNLLSEHDDIYEYSGRTALEAMKSVEANGEELVSNYVHPVSEGIDLMPSEDFMATLSRWLYREFERNYPGKNPGLVLRGALEKILRVRPYDFVVIDSPPSLGDQSINGMAAATHIVSLFEPSKFCLDALPRFFETVYHVRQQLNPNLQVAGILATMVEKRRADAQLLLETLAEDDEYGPLLFAQRIYRRAATGRLNLQGFVENRELRRAIQEYEQFTEELLQRL, via the coding sequence TTGACAAGTAAAACCACCGTACTATACTTCGGCATCCAAAAAGGCGGCGCCGCGAAGAGCACCACAGCAGCGGCAACTGCGTACATATTGGCCAAGCGCGGCCAAAAGGTATTAGCAATCGATCTGGACTCGCAAGGCAACCTGACCAACCTATTGAGTGAACACGACGACATTTACGAGTACAGTGGCAGAACCGCGCTGGAAGCGATGAAAAGCGTCGAAGCAAACGGCGAAGAACTAGTCAGCAACTACGTTCATCCAGTATCGGAAGGCATTGATTTGATGCCTAGCGAGGATTTCATGGCCACCCTGTCCAGGTGGCTGTACCGCGAATTCGAGCGCAACTACCCAGGCAAAAACCCAGGTCTTGTACTCCGCGGTGCGTTGGAGAAAATCCTTCGGGTTCGGCCATATGATTTCGTCGTGATCGACAGTCCACCGAGTTTAGGGGACCAATCTATCAATGGCATGGCTGCGGCCACACACATCGTGTCCCTATTTGAACCTAGTAAATTCTGTCTCGATGCACTGCCGCGATTTTTCGAAACCGTGTATCACGTTCGGCAACAACTGAACCCAAACCTCCAAGTCGCCGGAATTCTCGCCACAATGGTCGAAAAGCGCCGGGCCGATGCGCAATTGCTGTTGGAGACCCTCGCGGAAGACGACGAATATGGTCCACTTTTGTTCGCCCAGCGAATCTACCGCAGAGCCGCGACCGGACGTTTGAACTTGCAAGGATTTGTTGAAAACCGCGAACTGCGTCGTGCCATCCAGGAGTATGAGCAGTTTACCGAGGAGTTGTTACAGCGGCTATGA